ACACAATCAATGTGCAGACCAATTACTGTAAAACCAAAGGATTATTATCCttttctccacaaaaaaaaaaaacaaaacatgttgttTAAATAGGACATGTACCTGAAACATTAATCCGGAATGGTGCATGGATAATTTGTACAAATCAGAAGTTGGGACCTGGATCTTATCCAAGATGACATCGGCCAAAAGGAAGACATCACCCAAGACTGGTCGCCATGAATTTATACTCACATTTAGACTTCCATAAAAGTGGCGACAGAGACGCAAACTATTTGTGGGAGTGGATTGAGCCAATCCGTCGTCAGTGACATGTTGTCAGCAGTATACATTTTAAGATATGATTTGGATAATGTCTTTGATTTGAGCAATCCATTAAATCCACGGGTTCCTACTGAGCAGGGTCCAGCATGTCTGGTTGCACCACAGGACAAATGACTCTTTGCACATGGACGTCACCTTATTTCAGAGCTTCTACTGGTGATATAAACCTAAATAAATTAATGCAACAGGTGTCAAAGGTAATTTATTAATACATAACAAGACAATTACAAATATGAACTAATGAGGAGACTTTACAGatatgcacatttatttttaccagtCAAGAGAGAATTTTTACATTCAATCTtactattaaaataaatggaggAAGTTGCATAAAAAATCACAATCAAATCGAAAGTTACATTTAACATTTAGAGATATATAagattaaaaaacacattttctgtgcacAAAACCCCGCAGCCCCCACCCAAATCGTCAACGTAAACAGGAGAAACTGGTCTTGAACGTATCGCTGACGTCTTCAAAAGGGCAACGTGTCGAGGAATAACTTGTCTATTATAGCAGGTGGTGCCACCAGATCCTCcagctttaaataaaaaatcctCTGCAGGCCTTGAATGCACAGAGTGCGAATTTCAGGAAGCTTTTCCACCAATCTGAACAAATGACTTGACCACGTGTTCAAGTCTCGGTCAGCGTATGTGCTGCCATCCTTTAAACATTTCACAATGCTGTTCTGGAGCTCGACCACCTTCCTCGGTTCCGTTAGTCCATGACGCTCTGTCCAGAAAGACACATTATACTGGAGGTTGCATTGTATCATTTTGATTATATGACATATACACAAATACGCAGAGCGAAAGAGGGggggttagagagagagagagagagagagagagagagagagagagagagagagagagagagagagagagagagagagagagagagagagcgagagcaacAGCTTATGCTTCTGCATTGTGCTTCTGGAAATATATAAAGTACAAAGATACATTTTGGTTTTGTATAAGAAATTCTCTCTTCACTGTTTAACCATTAATGTATCTTAGCCTACTCAGAGTAACCAGTATAGCTATGAAAGGATATCCCAGCTGATTTAAAGTGTTAGGTAGGGCACATTCACACATATTTTccttactgttaaaaaaaaaccacttcctGACATCCACTCAGCAGAGCAAAAACATACATCAGATGAAGACTCTCAATAACTTCCCCTAACAAACCAGGCTAAACTTTGCTcctccccaaaatacaaggatcTCTTATCCAGGgttttgtctgtattttgtaCCATCTTAGAGCATTACAAAAAgaatgtgaatttgtgaatagcAAATGGTGACCAGGTGGGACTTCACTCTATTCATGTCAAAGGCAGAAAATGTATTAAAGAAGTTATTTTTCAGGCTTCTCACCGGTGACCAAGGTGAGAGCACATATGCAGGAGAAGGTGGAGATGTCCAGATTCATCCTATGCAGGTTAGTGGAGAACTCAACAATGCTGTCAATCCACTCGCCGAAACCCCGCAGACATTGGAGGCGGTGCCACACAGAACCATCGCAGAATATCAGCTTGCCTTCATCGGGGTTAGATCTGAGACAAAAAGGTGCCCGTACATACATGTTCACGATAATCTATATTTAACATGTTCAGAGTGGCGTAGGCAAGTTGAAACCTAATCCAACTTTGAGGTGGGGTTAGGAGGTCTGGACTGATGACAATCAATGAGTGAGTGATTAATCTTGAATGGATGAATCTGGCTGTATGAACAATAGCGTTCTGAACCACAACATTACTATGTGCACGTTTCTTTCCGACAAGTGCGTTCTTAGAACTTTTACAGAACCTTGCTCCGAGGCCCTGACTCACTTGACACCTCTGTTCTGTTTACCTGTACGACAGACGTAACACAAAGAGCTCCAAGAACGCTGAGTAGAAAAGCAGGTCTTGGTCATGTTTGGGCAGAGAGACAAATCCCGGTATCTTCAGTGCCCATGTCCCAATCACCTCCATTGATCTGGTCAGAAGGTCGTAAAACTGACGCACGTGCTGAGCGTCATCTCCTGGGGGGCTTTCTGGACCTTCTTTGAACTCCACAAGGTCACAACAAGTAAGGAAATACGTGTCATTTGCAATGAAAGCGCCTTCTGCTATTAATAACGTTTCTTACTTTGGAGTAATCGAGCCGTGAGGGAGAAGGGTTGGACTCATTGTGGGCTTTGACGAGGGAGCTCAGCAGCGTGCTGACCAATGAGGACGAATCAAGAAAAGCTTTAGGTTTCGAGGGAAGGCGACCCCTGCGACCTTTTAGACTGTCTGTCCGCACCACTACattgcatgagaaaaaaacattaaacagattctgtaaaaaaacaaacaaacaaacgaaaaaaacaaatagtgtCATGTTAAAAGAAGCTTGAAGGCAACATTCAAATGATACCTTCTTTGACCATCCCGACTGCAAGGCATTTCTGGAATCGACAGTATTGGCAGCGGTTCCTTCGGCGTTTGTCCACGGGGCAACTCTTGGCTGCCAAACACACATACTTGGCATTTTTCTGCACTGTGCGCTGGAAGAAGATTACAATAGCTTGTCAGTGCACAAAAGCGTGATTGTCAAAGACATGATGTGAAATGACTGAATGATCTTTGGGTAACAGTGAAACGTCACAAAATGCAGTCCCAGTGcattgtggttgttgttgtaaCTGCAGTTTGATGACAAGGTGAACAATGAAACACTAATCAGAAGTATTAGTGTCCAGCTGGTTCTGTCATGCTAAGACGCTTGTACATAtgaaatatattgtaaataaaaagaaaagaaaaaaagcctcTTTGAAAATCATCAGCAGCTTTCTTGGTCCTGTGGGCTCCGAAACGTGCTAGAAGGTATTCGATGTGTAGACCTGCCAGTCTGGGTAAATACAGGGTCATGGACTTTCATAATTGAGGCAATTGTCCTGGGAATCTTTATCAAAGAGAGAAAAGGAAGGCTTCTTATTCACAGCACGTCAATGGCCATTGTCAAACAGGACATTTGGCCCCATAAACATTCTGGACAAGAGGTTAAAAGCAGGCATGTGTGGCAaagtccatccatgcattttcaacTATGTATTCTGATTATTCCTATTCTTTATTCTTATTGTTATTCGGGTGAGCTGCAGCATTATGCCAGCTGACTCTTACTGCGGtgacatggtggagcagctgtagagtatTGGCCCCACAATTCTCAGggctgaggttcaaatcccagccacgcctgtgtggcgtttacatgttctcctcgtgcctgcgtaggtttttttccgggcactccggtttcctcccacatcccaaaaatttgcattaaatagagagtctaaattgcccctaggtgttagcggtagtgcgactgttgtctgtctccctgtgccctgagattgggtggcaaccagtttagggtgtgccctgcctcctgcccaatgacagctgagattggctccagcactcccgtgaccctcgtgaggataagtggctcagaaaatggatagatggacctTTACTGCAGGTGACGTACATATACCCTTGGCAGtcacagtcagtcacagggcacatataaccTGGAAAGAACCCAGTAATGTGCAAACTCAACATAAAAGGGAAAATCCTTGGCCTGTGAGGTATctgtgttttcaattttttttttttttaagcagtctACATCGCAGCCTGCTGTAGTCAGAGCCAAAGCAAATGTTATTAGTATTAGTGTgccatatttttatttcttagtttcatttttatttttaaaaaaagtagggCAGCAAGCAATTTTATAAAAAATGGGACTTGGCTGCAAATGGTCCTCCGGAATACAAGTGTGATaggttggttgtttatatgtgccatgTTATTGACCATTTCTGTGTCTGtaccgcctcttgcccaaagtcgaCTGGGATAGGCAACAGAACACCTGCCgcgtagtgaggataaggggctcagagaaTGAATTGGATGGTATTTGACTTAAAATCAAGACTCATGAATTGATGAGTAATAATATCTTTGGactggaacggtggatcagacggtaaagcattggcctcacagttctgaggtcccgggttcaatcccagacccacctctgtggagtttggatgttctccccaggcctgcatgggtttcctccaggcattccagtttactcccacatccccaaaacatgcaacattaattggacactttaaatctcccctaggtgtgattatgagcaCAGCTGTTTGTCCCCATGTAATTAAAGAACAAAATTCTGCTTgattttttccagtttaaaaaaaatagcagcatgTTCATGTTAATTCAGCAGACATGTGCTGTTTAattcaccatttaaaaatgatAGCTTTTGGGaacttttaatattttcatacaTGAAAATGTCCATGTATGgtggttacatttttaatattctttACGACATAATTCTTGCAACCTAATTGGCATATTTTTCATCCCTATTCTTGATGGAAAGATTCGCTGCCCAGCAGCCCGATTCCCGGACACTGAttttatttgtgaatttttacAGTGCAACGATCCGAAGAAATCGTTATAAATCCCACGATGGTGCCGTAGGATCACAGGGGAGACGAGAAACAGCTGTGCGATATCGAACCACTAAAggaacctttattttttttgggaggaaaatgtTCAAGGAAACCCACCTTGAAGAATCCTTTACAGCCCTCGCAGGTTCTCACTCCGTAGTGCTGGCAGGCTGCGTTGTCCCCGCAGACCGCACACAGCCCCTCCGCGCTCGGACGTCCTCGGCTCGGGGTGGACGTGGGAGGGCTGAGGTTGTTTATTAAGTGCTGACTGTGGGCGAGCTGGAGAGGGTGAAATCCTGCACACGACTGCTTTCCCAGTCCAGTACAGCAAAGAAGACCGCAAGACTCCAATGCTTGGTCCACGTTGGTGGACACGTGGAAAGCTCGGTCAAATTTCACTTGACTGCAGTTGGAAAAGTTTTGATTGCCCTCGTGCGTATGTTTCACGGAAAAGAGGGAGAACCTGGATAAGGCGTTTTTCCTCTGCGCCGCCACCAAATAGTCTTGGGGGAACAGAGAACCAGAGCTCTCCCACATTGCTGGTCCCGGCGGAGTTTGAAAGTTGGGCGTGATGTGCGCGCTGGAGGATGGAGACTGGTAATAGTAAACGGAACTCGTGGAGGAGAGCATATCGGATGGCTGCAGGTGTTGATGGTGCTGATTCAGTTGAAAACGTACGGGGCATCTCCGCACATCCTCCGTCTTGACGCGTGACAGCTCGCCGTGGGGCGGCATTTGAAAGAGACACTGAGTCTTCACATCGTAGCCACAGCTGTAGGCTTCAGCGCCCGATGCTGGAGCcgatatttcactgttggcGAGGTCCATGCTGAACTTGACAAACTCCGGGGTGAGGAAGTCACAGCCGCGCTCTCCGGCCGCGCTCTGACACGCCGGGCTGGCTCCTTGAGGAGAGCCGCTGCCCTGCGTCTGCACGCATGGCATGGTCACTGCAATCAGACAAGAAAGTGCGGGAGGGTTGGTGAAATGCATCCATATGCTTCCGCAGGCCACGAGCCATGGAAACGGAAAAGTTGGGTGATGtagtacatttgaaaaaaaaaaaaaaagtgtctgctAAAATAACTTGCAGGAGACTCAATGGGACAAAATGGTGCAAATTTGAAGCAATACATTATAGTTATGTGCAATGTACCAGACACGAACGTGTAGATTTGTGATTCTTGTGGATATGTACCTGAAACATTAATCCGGAATGGTGGATGGATAATCCAGGATGTTGTGGAGCGATCATGAAGTCAATTGCTGGTTTCAAAGCAAAGGTGATGGGATGGCTGCAGCACGTCTCCCAAGCGTGCTTCAATGCTTTCTTCCAAGGGACGCCGACAATGTGCTTTTGTTGTGCCAAAACCATTACGCACATACAGAGGCGGTcttccccccccctctctctctctcggccCTCGACCCTCACCACTTCCTATGTGTGCGTTCACCGAATTTAGCTCTTGATTAGCCAGTTATATACACCCACTTGAAGACGGTGTCGCATCTTGACGAAAACCTATTTCATCAAATTAAAAGGATATATCaaattatacattattttataGTACACATTCTTAAACCATTTTGAATTATAATTGTTTTAGAGTTGCAGCTCATATTTAACCATTTGCCAAGTGGTTTTTAGCACATACCCCTAAGAGTTCTGAGGTCGGGATTTATATCAGTGCTCTGGCCTTCCTGCAATGTGAGACGATTGCATGTCGTCTTCACGCTTGTGTGGatattctggtttcctcacatCTTCCCAAGACACGCAGAGCAGGTTCATTGAAGAATCAAAATCAGAGATTCTCGACAAGTCCCTGGCTTAGTcgagttcagttgtatttaaagtacagccaaactcattttcatgttttgtttcgaATATATTAAACATGTTCAaagttactgatggtgtagtggtacacagaTCTGACTTTCCTACATGCACAGTGGAGTCGTTATCttctgactggcgaccatttcagagtgtagtccaccttttgtccaaagttaggtgggatcagctccagcaccagtggtgaccagtccaggttgtGTCCTGCTTCTTGCACAAAGTCATCtagaataggcttcagcacacccATGTACAGCACATGTATCTTTTAAAGCGGTTATTCTTAATGTGTTGCACACAAAAGAATAATTGAATTAAATGTTGAAACTGCACGTCACAATGGTTTGGACAGCTCCAACCCCCATAGATGGAACAGCACATTTTAAAGTAGCTTCTTATTGACTTTAACATTTCCCATATTTGAACCGTTTATAGGGCAACCTTGTGTGACTTGtaagtaattattatttttaattaggtTGAAGCGTTAAGCTTTTATGTGGGAtaaattttaatttcataattATATAGGCACAGTTTCCCCCCTATATTTATACATGGTAATCTTCACCTGTCTTTAATATTACAGTGGGTGAGTGGTTGAGGAATATAATTGAATTTAAcaaaatgtattatatatatttttttaccatttttatgatgatttttttcaagcttttaCAGAGCGCCAAacgtttgagaaccactgctttGAAGTTAGAGATGTAATGTTCACATCGTATGGCATAGTACTGCAGTTTATAATTCTCTCCCTGCAAGATTCATGTGGCGACAGACGACAGCTGGTAGAACTTCTCTCTTTATTATTACCCTGAAAGACGTTTCGAGCGACTTGTGCAAGCCCGTTCTTCAATGATGTCACGTGAACTCTCGTCATCGGTCTTTAAAATATGATTGGTCGAAAACATGGCAATCGCGTATTCTGATTGGTGTTTCTTGAGGTCACTCAAGGGCGATCTACTTCCTCGTTGTAGCTGTCAAACTGAAG
This DNA window, taken from Syngnathoides biaculeatus isolate LvHL_M chromosome 2, ASM1980259v1, whole genome shotgun sequence, encodes the following:
- the LOC133506055 gene encoding nuclear receptor subfamily 4 group A member 2-like; its protein translation is MPCVQTQGSGSPQGASPACQSAAGERGCDFLTPEFVKFSMDLANSEISAPASGAEAYSCGYDVKTQCLFQMPPHGELSRVKTEDVRRCPVRFQLNQHHQHLQPSDMLSSTSSVYYYQSPSSSAHITPNFQTPPGPAMWESSGSLFPQDYLVAAQRKNALSRFSLFSVKHTHEGNQNFSNCSQVKFDRAFHVSTNVDQALESCGLLCCTGLGKQSCAGFHPLQLAHSQHLINNLSPPTSTPSRGRPSAEGLCAVCGDNAACQHYGVRTCEGCKGFFKRTVQKNAKYVCLAAKSCPVDKRRRNRCQYCRFQKCLAVGMVKEVVRTDSLKGRRGRLPSKPKAFLDSSSLVSTLLSSLVKAHNESNPSPSRLDYSKFKEGPESPPGDDAQHVRQFYDLLTRSMEVIGTWALKIPGFVSLPKHDQDLLFYSAFLELFVLRLSYRSNPDEGKLIFCDGSVWHRLQCLRGFGEWIDSIVEFSTNLHRMNLDISTFSCICALTLVTERHGLTEPRKVVELQNSIVKCLKDGSTYADRDLNTWSSHLFRLVEKLPEIRTLCIQGLQRIFYLKLEDLVAPPAIIDKLFLDTLPF